One window of Candidatus Nanopelagicales bacterium genomic DNA carries:
- a CDS encoding succinic semialdehyde dehydrogenase, which yields MIADVPVSDPSDVTEAFGVARRAQRQWAALPLQERNRIILRFHDLVLEHRDEGLDIVQWETGKARKDALEDLLDVCVTARHYARDSARLLRPRRVRSPFPGMISVTRYQHPKGVVGIIAPWNYPLTLAVSDAIPALLAGNTVVVKPDTQTTLTALWVLRLLHLAGLPSGVLSVVAGDGAELGPVIVDNADFVMFTGSTRVGRLIAEQCGRRLIGCSLELGGKNALIVRADADVERASEVAVRAVYANSGQLCIAMERIYVHRDIYDRFVPRFVERVKAMRVRVMVGWGSDMGSLISARQLHTVQSHVEDAVAKGATLLAGGRPRPDLGPYVFEPTVLADVTEDMIVCRHETFGPVVSIYPIDSDDQAIARANDSDYGLNASVLTSDLRVGRQMAARIHAGTVNVNEGYAPAWAATRAPMGGMRDSGLGRRHGDEGLLKYTESQTVGVQRILGFGPPFGWSDRRWGDSLTLTVKAMKKLGVR from the coding sequence GTGATCGCCGACGTGCCGGTATCGGATCCGTCCGATGTCACCGAGGCGTTCGGGGTCGCCCGTCGCGCGCAGCGCCAGTGGGCGGCGCTGCCCCTGCAAGAGCGCAACCGGATCATCCTGCGCTTCCACGATCTGGTCCTGGAGCACCGAGATGAGGGTCTGGACATCGTGCAGTGGGAGACCGGCAAGGCGCGCAAGGATGCGTTGGAAGATCTCCTCGACGTCTGTGTGACCGCCCGCCACTACGCCCGGGATTCGGCCCGGCTGTTGCGTCCGCGGCGGGTGCGTAGTCCCTTCCCGGGGATGATCTCGGTGACGCGATACCAGCATCCGAAGGGTGTCGTCGGGATCATCGCGCCTTGGAACTACCCCCTCACCCTCGCGGTTTCCGACGCGATACCGGCGCTGCTCGCCGGCAACACCGTCGTGGTCAAGCCCGACACCCAGACCACGTTGACCGCGCTGTGGGTCCTGCGTCTGCTGCACCTCGCGGGTCTTCCGTCCGGGGTCCTCAGCGTCGTGGCCGGCGACGGCGCTGAGTTGGGCCCCGTGATCGTCGATAACGCGGACTTCGTCATGTTCACCGGTTCTACCAGGGTCGGTCGACTCATCGCCGAGCAGTGCGGTCGTCGCCTCATCGGATGCTCGCTGGAACTTGGCGGCAAGAACGCACTCATCGTGCGAGCCGACGCGGACGTCGAGCGGGCATCGGAAGTCGCGGTGCGCGCGGTCTACGCCAACTCCGGTCAGTTGTGCATTGCCATGGAACGCATCTACGTCCATCGCGACATCTATGACCGCTTCGTGCCCCGATTCGTCGAGCGCGTCAAGGCCATGCGCGTGCGGGTGATGGTCGGTTGGGGGTCCGACATGGGTTCCTTGATCTCGGCTCGCCAACTGCACACCGTGCAGTCACACGTCGAAGACGCCGTGGCGAAAGGGGCCACCCTGCTCGCCGGTGGCCGTCCCCGCCCCGACCTGGGCCCGTACGTATTCGAGCCGACGGTCCTCGCCGATGTCACCGAGGACATGATCGTGTGTCGGCATGAGACTTTCGGGCCGGTCGTGTCGATCTATCCCATCGACAGCGATGACCAGGCGATCGCCCGGGCGAACGACAGCGACTACGGGCTCAATGCCTCGGTCCTCACGTCCGACCTGCGCGTCGGCCGACAGATGGCAGCGCGCATCCACGCCGGCACGGTCAACGTCAACGAAGGCTACGCTCCCGCCTGGGCGGCCACCCGGGCGCCGATGGGGGGCATGCGTGACTCGGGATTGGGCCGACGCCACGGCGACGAGGGGCTGCTGAAGTACACCGAGTCGCAAACAGTGGGGGTTCAGCGCATCCTTGGATTCGGGCCACCTTTCGGGTGGAGTGACCGCCGCTGGGGGGATTCCCTTACGCTGACGGTCAAAGCTATGAAGAAACTCGGGGTCAGGTAG
- a CDS encoding YjbQ family protein has translation MHSDVRTYRTGDQFISDLTDDANAHVVGRGDGLLNIFVPHATAGLAVIELHAGTEADLAAAVERLLPRSDIYAHRHGSQGHGRDHVLPAFTAPVLTLPVVQGRVPLGTWQSIVLVDSNADNPTRQVRYSFVAGS, from the coding sequence GTGCACAGCGACGTCCGTACCTACCGGACCGGCGATCAGTTCATCAGTGACCTCACCGATGACGCGAATGCGCACGTGGTCGGTCGTGGCGATGGCCTGCTGAACATCTTCGTGCCGCATGCGACCGCCGGGCTCGCCGTCATCGAACTGCATGCCGGCACGGAAGCCGACCTCGCGGCGGCGGTCGAACGGCTGTTGCCTCGTTCGGACATCTACGCGCACCGTCACGGCAGCCAGGGCCACGGGCGCGATCACGTCCTACCCGCGTTCACGGCGCCGGTGCTGACCCTCCCTGTTGTGCAGGGTCGGGTCCCGTTGGGAACCTGGCAGAGCATCGTCCTGGTCGACAGCAACGCCGACAACCCGACGCGTCAGGTGCGGTATTCGTTCGTGGCCGGCTCCTGA
- a CDS encoding GMC family oxidoreductase yields MDAFDYDVVIIGSGFGGSVAALRLTEKGYRVAVLEAGRRYDEQTFPKTSWRVNKFVWAPRLGLKGLQRIHILKDVIVLAAAGVGGGSLIYANTLYVPPKRFFADRQWAHITDWAAELAPYYDQASRMLGVTKNPTMTPSDEIMKAVADEMGVGHTFSLTPVGVYFGDGPGVPAKDPFFGGVGPDRNGCMQCGECMTGCRHNAKNTLPKNYLGLAEQNGAAVYPLTTVTALRPLPGGGYAVDTERTGPVPGRARRTFTGAQVVVAAGTFNTQKLLHRMKDAGHLHRISPALGKLSRSNSESLLGAMSNDRSYDFTRGVAITSSFYPDPDTHVEPVRYGKGSNLMGLLTTVMTDEEPGVPRWKTWVKTVSRKPGDLVKVFTGLRGWSERSVIALVMQPVDNSLTVFAKKTRLGRLKLSSKQGEGQPNPTWIPAGNDVTRRIAQRIDGFAGGNIGDLISAPMTAHFVGGAPISDSPDNGVVDPYQRVWGYEGLHITDGAAITANLGVNPSLTITAQAERAMAMWPNKGELDPRPAQGEAYRSITPVAPKSPVVPDEAPGALRLPIVDIRQGAGAHT; encoded by the coding sequence GTGGACGCCTTTGACTATGACGTGGTCATCATCGGGTCGGGATTCGGTGGCTCGGTCGCCGCACTGAGACTGACTGAGAAGGGCTACCGCGTGGCGGTCCTCGAGGCCGGTCGCCGCTACGACGAGCAGACGTTCCCGAAGACCTCGTGGCGGGTCAACAAGTTCGTCTGGGCGCCTCGCCTGGGTCTGAAGGGCTTGCAGCGTATCCACATCCTGAAGGACGTCATCGTGCTGGCAGCCGCCGGCGTCGGTGGCGGGTCACTCATCTACGCCAACACCTTGTACGTGCCGCCGAAGCGCTTCTTCGCCGACCGACAGTGGGCGCACATCACTGACTGGGCCGCCGAGCTCGCCCCCTACTACGACCAGGCGTCGCGCATGCTCGGTGTCACGAAGAACCCGACCATGACTCCGTCGGACGAGATCATGAAGGCAGTCGCAGACGAGATGGGTGTGGGGCACACGTTCTCCCTCACTCCTGTCGGGGTGTACTTCGGCGACGGTCCGGGTGTCCCGGCCAAGGATCCCTTCTTCGGTGGGGTGGGCCCCGACCGCAACGGCTGCATGCAGTGTGGTGAGTGCATGACCGGTTGCCGGCACAACGCGAAGAACACCCTGCCCAAGAACTACCTCGGTCTCGCCGAACAGAACGGTGCCGCTGTCTACCCCCTGACCACGGTCACCGCTCTGCGACCGCTGCCCGGCGGGGGCTACGCCGTCGATACCGAGCGCACGGGTCCCGTCCCCGGGCGCGCTCGCCGTACCTTCACCGGAGCGCAGGTCGTGGTGGCCGCCGGCACCTTCAACACCCAGAAGCTGCTGCACCGGATGAAAGATGCCGGTCACCTGCACCGGATCAGTCCCGCGCTGGGCAAGTTGTCGCGCAGCAACTCCGAGAGCCTCCTGGGCGCCATGTCGAACGACCGGTCCTACGACTTCACGCGCGGAGTCGCGATCACGTCGTCCTTCTACCCCGACCCCGACACCCACGTCGAGCCGGTGCGCTACGGCAAGGGATCCAACCTGATGGGTCTGCTCACCACCGTCATGACCGACGAGGAGCCGGGTGTCCCACGGTGGAAGACATGGGTCAAGACCGTCTCCCGCAAGCCCGGTGACCTGGTGAAGGTCTTCACCGGATTGCGTGGCTGGTCGGAGCGCAGTGTCATCGCCTTGGTCATGCAGCCCGTCGACAACTCGTTGACGGTCTTCGCGAAGAAGACCCGGCTGGGCCGACTCAAGTTGTCCTCCAAGCAGGGCGAAGGTCAGCCGAACCCCACTTGGATCCCGGCCGGCAACGACGTCACCCGTCGTATCGCGCAACGCATCGACGGATTCGCCGGTGGAAACATCGGTGACCTCATCTCGGCGCCGATGACCGCGCACTTCGTCGGCGGCGCTCCCATCTCGGACTCACCCGACAACGGTGTTGTCGACCCCTACCAGCGGGTGTGGGGTTACGAGGGGCTGCACATCACCGATGGAGCCGCGATCACCGCCAACCTCGGGGTGAACCCGTCGCTCACCATCACCGCTCAGGCTGAACGCGCGATGGCGATGTGGCCCAACAAGGGTGAGTTGGACCCCCGTCCCGCCCAAGGTGAGGCCTACCGTTCCATCACGCCGGTGGCGCCGAAGTCACCGGTCGTGCCGGACGAGGCCCCGGGTGCGCTGCGCCTGCCCATCGTCGACATCCGTCAGGGCGCGGGCGCCCACACCTGA
- a CDS encoding alpha/beta fold hydrolase, with translation MTPPFAHGPVERIARARAAVRRGAAAVLSARGLRGTAVEIAWLTTHVAMYPLGLAEEKARKEVMRHNLEGLPPVQRGLLIGDVEAAGTPIILVHGVVDNRTVFTLLRRGLRKRGFGRLVALNYSPLTQDIRSVAARLAELVEEVVRETGYERVHIVGHSMGGLIGRYYVQCMQGDERVHTLVTLGTPHGGTAPARLVPHPLSQQMSTSSELIREMDAAAPACRTRFLAMWSDLDAMIIPKRNARIVHPDLNARNVFVRGVGHMSLPVDGRVVHEICRTLAHLDHDGSILTEGVTSIAAQRPRPETDQAMVRRAATAQPAG, from the coding sequence GTGACCCCACCCTTCGCCCACGGTCCGGTCGAGCGGATCGCGCGAGCGCGGGCCGCTGTCCGCCGGGGAGCTGCCGCGGTGCTGAGTGCCCGGGGCCTGCGCGGCACAGCAGTCGAGATCGCCTGGCTCACGACTCATGTGGCCATGTACCCCCTCGGGTTGGCCGAGGAGAAGGCGCGCAAGGAGGTCATGCGGCACAACCTCGAGGGCTTGCCGCCGGTTCAGCGCGGTCTGCTCATCGGCGACGTCGAAGCAGCCGGGACCCCGATCATCCTGGTGCACGGCGTGGTCGACAACCGCACGGTGTTCACCTTGCTGCGCCGCGGACTGCGCAAGCGGGGCTTCGGCCGCCTGGTGGCGTTGAACTACTCCCCACTGACCCAGGACATCCGCAGCGTCGCCGCCCGGTTGGCGGAACTCGTCGAGGAGGTCGTCCGCGAGACCGGCTACGAGCGCGTGCACATCGTCGGGCATTCCATGGGTGGGTTGATCGGCCGCTACTACGTGCAGTGCATGCAGGGCGATGAGCGCGTGCACACACTGGTCACACTGGGCACCCCGCACGGTGGCACTGCCCCGGCCCGACTGGTGCCGCACCCACTGTCACAACAGATGAGCACGTCGTCGGAGCTGATCCGCGAGATGGACGCCGCCGCACCCGCCTGCCGCACGCGGTTCCTCGCGATGTGGTCCGATCTCGACGCGATGATCATCCCCAAACGCAACGCACGGATCGTGCATCCCGATCTCAACGCCCGCAACGTGTTCGTCCGGGGGGTCGGCCACATGTCCCTGCCCGTCGACGGGAGGGTCGTACACGAGATCTGTCGCACCCTGGCCCACCTCGATCACGACGGTTCGATCCTGACCGAGGGCGTCACCTCGATCGCCGCGCAGCGTCCGCGGCCGGAGACCGATCAGGCGATGGTGCGCCGGGCAGCCACAGCGCAGCCCGCCGGCTGA
- the pcrA gene encoding DNA helicase PcrA — protein sequence MGTLFDDLGAALDGADRRRTGAVAPADLVADLNPEQRAAVEHRGPPLLIVAGAGSGKTRVLTRRIAHLLATGDAGVGEILAITFTNKAAAEMRERVSAAVGPAGQRMWVSTFHSACVRILRREADRLGMSSSFSIYDSTDSQRLITMVTKELSLDPKRFTPRGVAARISSLKNELIDHEEFAGSLGGEPNPHDEGIAAIYAEYQRRLQAASAMDFDDLIGHTVSVLQLFDDVAAYYRGRFRHVLVDEYQDTNHAQYVLIRELVGTAAIPGATGAETAVAPGHLCVVGDADQSIYAFRGATIRNITEFEEDFPDAVTIRLEQNYRSTQTILDAANAVIAHNPERADKKLWTSGALGELITGYVADDEYDEARFVAGEIDRLTDEGAAQPNDVAIFYRTNAQSRALEEIMIRVGMPYKVVGAVRFYERREIRDAIAYLRAIANPGDDVSMRRILNVPKRGIGDTTESELAAFAARTGRTFDDACAHAADITTLSPRAVRLVGAFHDMMTGLREYAADDASPADILARTMQDTGYLEQLQQSDDPQDESRVENLGELESVAADYQQMATEPSLAGFLERVSLVADADQIPETAAGQVTLMTLHTAKGLEFPVVFLTGMEEGIFPHARTFDTDELPEERRLAYVGITRAMARLYLTRALTRSAWGAPEHHPASRFLAEIPPDLIEWRRTQGAATQAATTWTSAAPRPQGFSAPAPGPAVARASARGPAPAFHPGDRVTHDKFGLGTVVSVAGAGDKAEATVDFGSDGVKRLLLRYAPLEKL from the coding sequence GTGGGAACCCTGTTCGACGACCTCGGGGCGGCGCTGGACGGGGCCGACCGTCGGCGAACCGGGGCAGTCGCTCCAGCGGACCTGGTCGCGGATCTCAACCCGGAACAACGCGCTGCGGTGGAGCATCGCGGCCCCCCGCTGCTGATCGTCGCCGGGGCTGGTTCCGGCAAGACCCGCGTCCTCACGCGTCGCATCGCCCACCTTCTGGCCACCGGTGACGCGGGAGTCGGCGAGATCCTCGCCATCACGTTCACGAACAAGGCCGCGGCCGAGATGCGCGAACGGGTCTCGGCGGCCGTGGGACCCGCCGGACAGCGCATGTGGGTGTCCACGTTCCACTCAGCGTGTGTCCGGATCCTGCGTCGGGAAGCCGACCGACTGGGAATGTCGTCCAGCTTCTCCATCTACGACTCGACCGACAGTCAGCGACTCATCACGATGGTGACCAAGGAGTTGTCGCTCGATCCGAAACGTTTCACCCCCCGCGGAGTGGCCGCGCGGATCAGCTCGTTGAAGAACGAACTGATCGACCATGAGGAGTTCGCCGGTTCGCTTGGCGGTGAACCGAATCCGCACGACGAGGGAATCGCCGCCATCTATGCCGAGTACCAGCGGCGCCTGCAAGCCGCCAGCGCCATGGATTTCGACGACCTCATCGGCCACACCGTGTCCGTGCTGCAACTGTTCGACGACGTCGCCGCCTACTACCGCGGCAGGTTCCGCCACGTGCTCGTCGATGAGTACCAGGACACCAACCACGCCCAATACGTGCTCATCCGCGAACTGGTCGGCACCGCCGCGATCCCGGGCGCCACGGGCGCCGAGACTGCCGTCGCTCCCGGTCACCTGTGCGTCGTGGGGGACGCCGACCAGTCCATCTACGCCTTCCGGGGCGCCACCATCCGCAACATCACAGAGTTCGAAGAGGACTTCCCCGACGCCGTCACCATCAGGCTCGAGCAGAACTACCGATCCACCCAGACAATCCTGGACGCGGCCAACGCGGTCATCGCTCACAATCCGGAACGAGCCGACAAGAAACTGTGGACGTCGGGGGCCCTGGGCGAACTCATCACTGGGTATGTCGCCGACGACGAGTACGACGAAGCCCGGTTCGTCGCCGGGGAGATCGATCGGTTGACCGACGAGGGAGCGGCCCAGCCCAACGACGTCGCGATCTTCTACCGCACCAACGCCCAATCCCGGGCGCTGGAAGAGATCATGATCCGGGTCGGCATGCCCTACAAGGTCGTCGGCGCGGTCCGTTTCTACGAGCGGCGTGAGATCCGTGACGCCATCGCTTACCTGCGCGCGATAGCCAATCCCGGCGACGACGTCAGCATGCGCCGGATCCTCAACGTCCCCAAACGCGGGATCGGTGACACCACCGAGTCCGAGCTGGCAGCGTTCGCCGCTCGCACCGGACGGACCTTCGATGACGCGTGTGCCCACGCTGCCGACATCACCACGCTCAGCCCACGAGCCGTGCGCTTGGTCGGCGCTTTCCACGACATGATGACCGGGCTGCGCGAGTACGCCGCTGATGACGCGAGCCCGGCGGACATCCTCGCTCGGACCATGCAGGACACCGGCTACCTCGAACAGTTGCAGCAGTCGGATGACCCTCAGGACGAAAGCCGCGTCGAGAACCTCGGCGAACTCGAGTCTGTGGCGGCCGACTACCAGCAGATGGCCACCGAGCCGTCGCTCGCAGGATTCCTCGAACGTGTGTCCCTCGTCGCGGACGCCGATCAGATCCCCGAAACCGCTGCCGGCCAGGTCACCTTGATGACTTTGCACACGGCGAAGGGCCTTGAGTTCCCGGTCGTGTTCCTGACGGGCATGGAGGAGGGGATCTTCCCGCACGCGCGGACCTTCGACACCGATGAACTCCCCGAGGAACGCCGCCTGGCCTACGTCGGTATCACCCGGGCCATGGCGCGCCTGTATCTGACCCGGGCGCTCACCCGATCCGCCTGGGGCGCGCCGGAACACCACCCCGCCTCGCGCTTCCTGGCCGAGATCCCGCCCGATCTCATCGAGTGGCGCCGCACCCAGGGCGCGGCGACACAGGCTGCCACGACCTGGACGTCAGCGGCACCTCGACCCCAAGGTTTCTCCGCACCCGCCCCCGGCCCGGCAGTCGCCCGAGCCTCCGCCCGCGGTCCCGCACCGGCGTTCCACCCTGGCGATCGCGTCACCCACGACAAGTTCGGGCTCGGGACCGTCGTCAGCGTCGCCGGTGCCGGAGACAAGGCGGAGGCCACGGTCGACTTCGGCTCGGACGGCGTCAAGCGACTGTTGCTGCGCTACGCGCCGCTGGAGAAGCTCTGA
- a CDS encoding DUF305 domain-containing protein, whose product MRSDRRRIVAGIVAPLALGMVLIGASGCSSDHAAPVATVSGVAAADVTFAQMMIPHHEQAVVMADMALDPKADASPFVTELAEEIRGAQAPEISQMQAWLADWGAPSAMPTDHDAHGGHSMDGMTMDGMMTDEQMAELAAAKGKAFDDLWLTMMIEHHEGAIVMAEQVRAQSDNPDVTALASAIIVAQRKEIAQMKRELAA is encoded by the coding sequence ATGAGATCCGACCGCAGAAGAATCGTCGCCGGGATCGTCGCGCCGCTGGCCTTGGGTATGGTCCTGATCGGAGCGTCTGGCTGCAGCAGCGATCACGCTGCGCCGGTCGCGACGGTCAGTGGTGTCGCAGCCGCTGATGTGACGTTCGCCCAGATGATGATCCCCCATCACGAGCAGGCGGTCGTGATGGCTGACATGGCCCTGGACCCGAAAGCCGACGCATCACCTTTCGTGACCGAACTTGCCGAGGAGATCCGAGGTGCCCAGGCTCCTGAGATCAGCCAGATGCAGGCGTGGCTCGCCGACTGGGGTGCGCCCAGCGCGATGCCGACGGATCACGACGCCCACGGTGGTCACTCGATGGACGGCATGACCATGGACGGCATGATGACCGACGAGCAGATGGCCGAACTCGCCGCCGCGAAGGGGAAGGCGTTCGACGACTTGTGGCTGACCATGATGATCGAGCATCACGAAGGCGCGATCGTGATGGCCGAACAGGTTCGCGCCCAGTCCGACAACCCTGACGTCACAGCGCTGGCCAGTGCCATCATCGTGGCTCAGCGCAAGGAGATCGCCCAGATGAAAAGGGAACTGGCGGCTTGA
- a CDS encoding PIG-L deacetylase family protein, translated as MTPNETPGRVLAIAAHPDDIDFGLGGTIAHLTAGGSEVVYCVVTDGDAGGFDPEVPRSEIPAIRRAEQRAAAEVLGAADVMFLGYRDGELTVSHGLRRDIARVIRKVRPDVAVVQSPVRNIDRMYASHPDHIAAGEAGMQAIYPDARNPFAHPTLLQDEGLEEWAVPQTWIVGYPEPTWFRDITDVLDRKVAALRAHESQTAHMDIEAGLREWGGAMALAGGLPEGAVAEAFRVLDTA; from the coding sequence ATGACACCCAACGAAACGCCCGGTCGTGTGTTGGCGATCGCCGCCCACCCCGATGACATCGACTTCGGCCTTGGTGGCACCATCGCTCATCTGACCGCGGGCGGCAGCGAAGTTGTTTACTGCGTGGTCACCGACGGCGATGCCGGCGGCTTCGATCCGGAAGTGCCGCGCTCCGAGATCCCGGCCATCCGCCGCGCGGAACAACGGGCCGCGGCTGAGGTCCTGGGTGCCGCCGATGTGATGTTCCTCGGGTACCGCGACGGCGAGTTGACGGTCAGCCACGGATTGCGCCGGGACATCGCCCGGGTGATCCGCAAGGTACGACCCGATGTGGCCGTCGTGCAGTCCCCCGTGCGCAACATCGACCGTATGTACGCGAGCCATCCGGACCACATCGCGGCGGGCGAGGCGGGCATGCAGGCGATCTACCCCGATGCCCGCAATCCGTTCGCCCATCCGACGCTGCTGCAGGACGAGGGCCTGGAGGAGTGGGCAGTGCCGCAGACGTGGATCGTGGGCTACCCCGAGCCAACGTGGTTCCGCGACATCACGGATGTGCTCGATCGCAAGGTCGCCGCACTGCGGGCCCACGAGAGCCAGACCGCTCACATGGACATCGAGGCGGGCTTGCGTGAGTGGGGTGGAGCCATGGCCCTGGCGGGCGGTCTGCCCGAGGGTGCGGTCGCCGAGGCGTTCCGCGTCCTCGACACCGCGTGA
- the guaA gene encoding glutamine-hydrolyzing GMP synthase, which translates to MDLNYAGGFIREDPHVTTSDDRPVLVLDFGAQYAQLIARRVREAGRFSQIVPGGSTAAELAALDPAALVLSGGPASVYEPGAPQLDPTIFDLDIPVFGICYGFQAMAQALGGRVEQTGGREYGATQFEVRVLDSAVMANLPRQQRVWMSHGDAVTSAPPGLAVTGSTPGAPVASFESRERRLAGVQFHPEVGHTPHGQDMLRAFLTDIAGLTPNWSTEGIIEAQVEDIRRRIGAGRAICGLSGGVDSAVAAALVHRAIGDRLTCVFVDHGLLRAGEREQVRTDYVAATGVRLVTVDAQERFLSALSGVADPERKRKIIGREFIRVFEQAERDLLAEGAGRGEPIEFLVQGTLYPDVVESGGGSGTANIKSHHNVGGLPDDLQFTLIEPLRTLFKDEVRAVGEGLGLPPEMVWRHPFPGPGLAIRIVGAVDRERLDILRAADLIVRQEITAAGLDRQIWQLPVVLLADVRSVGVQGDGRTYGHPVVLRPVTSEDAMTADWARLPYDVVAAISTRITNEVPQINRVTIDVTSKPPGTIEWE; encoded by the coding sequence ATGGACCTCAACTACGCTGGGGGTTTCATCCGGGAGGACCCCCACGTGACCACGAGCGACGACCGACCGGTACTGGTCCTCGATTTCGGTGCCCAGTACGCACAACTGATCGCGCGTCGCGTACGCGAGGCAGGCCGGTTCTCCCAGATCGTTCCCGGTGGGTCGACTGCCGCCGAACTCGCCGCACTTGATCCCGCTGCACTGGTGTTGTCGGGTGGCCCGGCGAGCGTGTACGAACCGGGCGCCCCGCAGTTGGACCCCACGATCTTCGACCTGGACATCCCGGTGTTCGGCATCTGCTACGGATTCCAGGCGATGGCACAGGCGCTCGGTGGGCGAGTCGAGCAGACGGGAGGCCGCGAATACGGCGCGACGCAGTTCGAGGTGCGCGTGCTCGACTCCGCCGTCATGGCGAACCTCCCGAGGCAGCAGCGGGTGTGGATGTCGCATGGAGACGCCGTCACCTCTGCTCCGCCCGGGCTCGCGGTCACAGGATCGACACCAGGGGCTCCCGTCGCCTCGTTCGAGTCGCGCGAACGCCGCCTGGCGGGGGTGCAGTTCCATCCCGAAGTGGGACACACTCCCCACGGCCAGGACATGCTGCGGGCGTTCCTCACCGATATCGCCGGTCTGACTCCGAACTGGTCCACGGAAGGGATCATCGAGGCCCAGGTCGAGGACATCCGTCGACGGATCGGCGCCGGTCGCGCCATCTGCGGTCTGTCCGGGGGAGTCGACTCGGCCGTGGCGGCAGCGCTCGTCCACCGCGCCATCGGGGATCGGCTCACTTGCGTGTTCGTCGACCACGGTCTGCTTCGAGCCGGTGAACGTGAGCAGGTCCGCACCGACTACGTCGCCGCCACGGGGGTCCGCCTGGTCACCGTCGACGCGCAAGAGAGGTTCCTCTCCGCGCTGTCCGGAGTTGCCGACCCCGAGCGGAAGCGCAAGATCATCGGGCGCGAGTTCATCCGAGTGTTCGAACAGGCCGAGCGGGACCTGCTCGCCGAGGGCGCTGGCCGCGGTGAACCGATCGAATTCCTCGTGCAGGGCACGTTGTATCCCGACGTCGTCGAATCCGGTGGCGGCAGCGGCACCGCGAACATCAAGAGCCACCACAACGTCGGCGGCCTGCCCGACGACCTGCAGTTCACCCTCATCGAGCCGCTGCGGACCTTGTTCAAGGATGAGGTCCGGGCGGTGGGCGAGGGCCTCGGACTTCCCCCCGAGATGGTGTGGCGCCACCCCTTCCCCGGGCCCGGTCTCGCCATCCGGATCGTCGGAGCCGTCGATCGGGAGCGTTTGGACATCTTGCGGGCCGCGGACCTGATCGTCCGCCAGGAGATCACCGCTGCCGGTCTCGACCGCCAGATCTGGCAGTTGCCGGTCGTGCTGCTGGCGGACGTGCGATCAGTTGGTGTGCAGGGTGACGGCCGCACCTACGGCCACCCGGTGGTGCTGCGTCCGGTCACCTCCGAGGACGCCATGACCGCAGACTGGGCCCGTCTGCCCTATGACGTCGTCGCCGCAATCTCGACGCGCATCACCAACGAGGTACCGCAGATCAACCGCGTCACCATCGACGTCACCAGCAAACCCCCCGGCACCATCGAGTGGGAGTGA
- a CDS encoding ATP-grasp domain-containing protein, which translates to MDLFEYQAKHLFGEHGVPVVPGEVCVTPELAREAARKIGTTVVVKAQVKTGGRGKAGGVKLAKDPEEAFTHAQAILGMDIKGHTVRKVLVTEAAEIAEEYYVSFLLDRAERAFLAMASVEGGMDIEEVAATKPEALAKVRVDAIDGVGAEKADEIVAAAAFPADDCRRRQRHPAATVECDDPRGRHPRGGESARQDPRRPSSRPRRQGHLG; encoded by the coding sequence ATGGATCTGTTCGAGTACCAGGCGAAACATCTGTTCGGTGAGCATGGCGTACCCGTCGTGCCGGGCGAGGTGTGTGTCACCCCCGAACTGGCCCGCGAGGCCGCTCGCAAGATCGGCACCACTGTCGTGGTGAAGGCCCAGGTCAAGACCGGTGGCCGGGGCAAGGCAGGCGGGGTCAAACTGGCCAAGGACCCCGAAGAGGCGTTCACTCATGCCCAGGCCATCCTCGGCATGGACATCAAGGGGCACACCGTGCGCAAGGTGCTGGTCACCGAGGCGGCCGAGATCGCCGAGGAATACTACGTTTCGTTCCTGCTCGACCGTGCCGAGCGCGCCTTCCTGGCCATGGCCAGCGTCGAGGGCGGAATGGACATCGAAGAGGTCGCCGCGACCAAACCCGAAGCGCTCGCCAAGGTCCGAGTCGACGCGATTGACGGCGTCGGCGCGGAGAAGGCCGACGAGATCGTCGCGGCAGCCGCATTCCCGGCGGACGATTGCCGCCGACGTCAGCGCCATCCTGCAGCAACTGTGGAATGTGATGACCCGCGAGGACGCCACCCTCGTGGAGGTGAATCCGCTCGTCAAGACCCCCGACGGCCGAGTTCTCGCCCTCGACGGCAAGGTCACCTTGGATGA